CGCCGCCTTCCGCGCGGGCAAGCACCCGACCATCGTGCAGTCTTACGATGCCGGCACCGCCGACCTGATGCTGTCGGGCGAGTTCTACCCGGTGCAGCAGATGATGGCCGATTTCGGGATCGACATCGACTGGTCGAACTACTTCCCCGGCATCTCGAACTACTACGCCTCGTCCGAGGGCGAACTCTACTCGATGCCGTTCAATTCCTCCACCGCGGTGATGTATTACAACATCGACGACCTGAACGCCGCCGGCATCGACCACCCGCCCGCCACCTGGGAAGAGTTCGAGGCCGACCTGCGCGCCCTGAAGGCCGCAAACCCCGACAAATGCGCCTATGCCTATGCCCCGTCGACCTGGGTCGATCTGGAGCAGTTCTCGATGGCCCACAACATCCCCGTGGCCACCAGGAACAACGGCTATGACGGGCTGGACGCGGAATATGTCTACAACACCACGCTGCATGCCAAGCACATGCAGAACCTGCTGGATTGGTACAAAGAGGGCCTGTCGGAAATTCGGACCACGCAGGGCGGCCTGAACGCGCGCGACAGCTTTGCCAAGGGGCAGTGCAGCTTCTATTTCGGCTCCATCGCCGGGCACCAGACGATCCACAACACCGCCGACGACGCGATGAACTGGACCGTCGCCATGCTGCCGCTTTACGAAGGGCATGAGCGCACCAACACCGTGGTGGGCGGTGCCTCGCTCTGGGTTCTGTCGCGCAAGTCCGAGGATGAGTATCGCGGTGCAGCCGAATACCTGAAATTCCTTGCCACGCCGGAGTCGGAAGAATTCTGGTCGACCAAGACCGGCTATATCCCGGTGACCAAGGCCGGCTATGACGCGCTGGTGGCCAAGGGCTTCTACGACAACGCCCCCTACAAGGGCCGTGAGGTCGCGATCCAGTCGCTGACCTTCACCGAACCGACCGAACTGACCCGAGGTCTGCGCCTTGGCGGTTTCATCCAGGCCCGCAAGGAATGGACGAACGAGGTGCAAGCCGCCTTTGCCGGCCAGAAGACCATGCAAGAGGCGCTGGATACTGCCGTTCGCCGCTCCAACAAGGTGCTGCGCAACTTCGAACGCACCTATCAGGGCAAGGATTACTGATCCTGACCTGATGCGGGCCGGTCCCTGCGGGGCCGGCCCTTGTCTTTCCGAAAGCACCGATCCGATGCGACGCGCCTATTTCAAGAACAACTGGATTGCGGCCCTGATGGTGGCGCCGCAGCTTCTGATCATCTTCGTCTTCTTCTACTGGCCGACCACGCAGGCGCTGTTCTGGGCGTTCACCTTCGAACAGCCCTGGGGCGGCGGCAACGAATGGGCGGGCTTCTACCATTTCAACAACATCTTCTCCGATGAGCTGTATTGGCAGTCGATCCGCGTGTCGGTCGTCTATGCGCTGGGGACAACGGCGCTGGCCATCGGGATGGCGCTGATCCTGGCCCTGTTCGTGGACCGGCAGTTGAAAGGGCACAAGCAGATGCGCGTGGGCATGATCTGGCCCTATGCGATCGCGGCGCCCGCGGTCGGTCTGGCCTTCCGCTATATCTTCAACCCCTCGGCCGGGGTGATGTCCTACCTGAACGCGGCCTTTCCCGGTTTCTGGGATCCGATCCTGACCGGCAGCCATGCCATGACGATGATCGTCATCGCGGGCGCGTGGAAGCAGGTCGCCTACAACTT
The genomic region above belongs to Rhodovulum sp. P5 and contains:
- a CDS encoding extracellular solute-binding protein — protein: MTRASIAITAISATLGLATAAQADKIKFEYWYGLSGYLGTVVQETCDRFNASQDTYEIVCVGQDGYAQAVQNTIAAFRAGKHPTIVQSYDAGTADLMLSGEFYPVQQMMADFGIDIDWSNYFPGISNYYASSEGELYSMPFNSSTAVMYYNIDDLNAAGIDHPPATWEEFEADLRALKAANPDKCAYAYAPSTWVDLEQFSMAHNIPVATRNNGYDGLDAEYVYNTTLHAKHMQNLLDWYKEGLSEIRTTQGGLNARDSFAKGQCSFYFGSIAGHQTIHNTADDAMNWTVAMLPLYEGHERTNTVVGGASLWVLSRKSEDEYRGAAEYLKFLATPESEEFWSTKTGYIPVTKAGYDALVAKGFYDNAPYKGREVAIQSLTFTEPTELTRGLRLGGFIQARKEWTNEVQAAFAGQKTMQEALDTAVRRSNKVLRNFERTYQGKDY
- a CDS encoding carbohydrate ABC transporter permease; this encodes MRRAYFKNNWIAALMVAPQLLIIFVFFYWPTTQALFWAFTFEQPWGGGNEWAGFYHFNNIFSDELYWQSIRVSVVYALGTTALAIGMALILALFVDRQLKGHKQMRVGMIWPYAIAAPAVGLAFRYIFNPSAGVMSYLNAAFPGFWDPILTGSHAMTMIVIAGAWKQVAYNFIFFLAGLQSIPRALTEAAAMDGAGVTRRMRDIQLPLLAPTFFFVLVINITDSFTDSFGIVDTMTAGGPARATNLMVYKIFSDGFEGQDYSGAAAQSIILMLMVMALTFVQFRYVERRIHYR